The nucleotide sequence GCTTCGAAAGTGATCGCCGATTTCGGCTTCGCCTTGTCTTGCAATCCGACTACTGCCGTAAAGTTGTGAAACTTGCGATCGACCGTGAACGACACGGTCGCCTTGCCGTTTTCCGGCGGGGCCATCGCCAGCGCGTGCTTCACCGTCACGCCGCGGAACGAAACTGTTTGCGGCGACCCCTCGGGCAAACCGCTTGCCCCCTGCTTCCCGAGCGATCCGAGCCCCACCGAAACGTCTTGTTCCGGTAGATCGTCGAGATAAACCATTTTCACGGCGCCGAGTTCGACGCCGGCGTCTTCGCTCGACCGCTTTTCGGCCTTTTTCAAATCCAACCCGCTCAGGCCGGGCAGTGCTTCGTGATACCAGTATTTCGCCCGGGCAAACATTGCGATGACAAACGGGCTCTTATTGTCGCCGATCTTTTCGGCCGCGTTCCACCATGCGTCGCCGAGCTTGGCGCGGTCGGCGGCGCCCGTGGGAGAATCGGGGGGCGCATCCGGAGCGGCAGCTTCCATTCCGGCAAGCTTTTTCAGCGCCACATCGCTGCCGTGCGACAGAAATGGTAGCCCCGCTTTCCAGTCTCCCTTTTGAAAACATAGAAACCGGCCGACGATGAGGTTCGCGTCGGCATCGTCGGGATGCGCGGCGAGCTTCTGCTTCGCGGCTTTAAAATCCTCCGCGACATTCTGCATCCGCTGAGCTCGCGATCGGGCCTCGTGGGCCTGATCGCGCAGCAGTGGCTCGCCGACGGCATCGGCCATCATGGCGGCCACGTTTGCGATTTCGACCGCGGCATCGTAATGATCGGCGGCCAGCGCGTTATCGGTCATCGACAACGCGTGGGTAGCGACGTATTGTTTCTCCGGCGTCGACTTTGCCAGATGCGAAAGCTTGATCATCGCTTGGGCCTTCATATCCCACCCGTCGACGGCGAAGTATGAATCCAAACCGTCGATCGCTTCGAACGCCAGATCGGCGTCGCCGGCTTTGACGGCCAAATCCATCGCCTGCGTGCCCATCACGTAACGCTGATCGGCGTTGTCCTTGGTCTCGGAGGCCAGCTTGATCAAGCTGCGAACTAAATCGAGACGAGCGTCGGCCGTGAGCGCTTTGGCGTAGTCGTCTTTCAGCACGTCGCGCACCTGCGCGAGCGCCTTGGCTTGTGCCGCTTGGTCGGGGATGGGTTTTCGGGTTTCGGCCGCCGCTTCCGGAAGTTTCGGTGATTCTGGCGGCTGTTTGTGCGGTCGCGGCTTGTCTGGTTTGTCGGGATCTGGATTCGTCGCAACCGGCGGATGGATGGCCACCTCCGTTGGCGCGACATCGGGCGTCGAAGGCGGGTGCGGATTGCTGGGCGTATTCGCCGGTTGGATTTTTGGCAATGCCGGATGGGGGGGCGTTTTCGGCTTACCGGTCAACAACTCGTCGCCGGGGTGCTTTTCGACGTTCGTGCCCGAGTTGCTCGGATTCGCTTGGTTCGTGTCGCCGGCGCTTTGGCTAGTGACGACGATATATGCACCGATCGCGATCCCCACGACGACGACCGCTGCCACGATCCCGAAAATCGGCGTCTGCGAGCTTTTTTTCGTCTTGCGCGATGAATAGCCTGAAGCGCTCGATTTGAACGACCCGCGAGGGCTGAGCGGCAGCGGCTCTGGCTCCCAAACGCCGGTCTTTGGCGCCGGCGCGGGATTGTCGATAAAATCCAAGGGTCCGGCAGCAACCGGCTCCTGCACCGCCATGCGAGCCTCGGCCGACGAAGCCGCCGACGGTAGATCGCCCGGCGGAGCCGCTGGGGGCGCCTGCGGCGGAGCGGCCTTGGCCAGCTTTGCCCGCAAGCGGTCGTCATATTCCTTTTTCTTGTCGGGCCGCAGCAGACAAACCTTGGCGGTGGAAATCTGATTGAGCAGCTTCTGCGTAAGTTCGGCGTGCTGGCCCGTTTGCAACGATCGCAGATGCACCATCCGCTGGTCGGCAGCCGCTTCGATCACATCCGGATCCGTCTCGAACGGATTGATCGCCAACAACCGATAATAGTTCGGCGGCTGCTCGGCGGGCGGAATGCCAAGCCATTTGTAATATGGATCGAACGTCGCTGCCATCGGGCTCCCTCTTCCAGGCGCATGTTCCGCTTCCCCGCCGCGCCCGATCGGAAATTTGGTCGTCTGTTGCCATTATGCGGCAGCACTGTTGCAATCGCAAGACTCGCGAGCGCTTGGTTTCGGAGAAGCCAGATGCAACAAGGTGCGGAAGCGCAGGCTTGCTCTGGCGGCCTGTTCAGTCGATCGTTTGCTGCCGCCTGAGACGAGGGATGCGGTCGAAAGGTTCCCTGCCCTGGAACGCTTTTGAACCAAGCGCTATACTAGCATTGGAGCCGTGGTGCAAGGGATGATCGGCGGCGTTCGGGAGATGAGAAGCATGGACCGTGCCCACGCACGACAACGCCGAACGGTGCATTACAGCGGCCGTGTGCAGGGCGTTGGCTTCCGATTTTCGGCCGAACGTATCGCCGGCCAATACCAAGTCGCGGGATTTGTGAAGAACCTTGCCGATGGCCGCGTGTTGCTGGTGGTTGAGGGGGAAATCCCGGAACTGGATCGTTTTCTGGCCGAAGTTCAAGCGGAGATGGCCGGAAACATTCGCACCGTTGCGGTCGAGCCGGGAACCGCATCGAGCGAATTTTCCGAGTTTGGAGTGCGATATTGACCCCGCCCGAGGAAACTCTGCCGACGCCCGGTGCGTAGAGAAGAAGTTAGGTTTTGCCTCTAGACACTAGTCTGATGCGTAAGCGAGGCTAAGCTAGCCAGATGCGTTCGCGAGGCAGAGGATGCCTCAATCCTCGCTGACGCTTCGGGTTAGTGTGCCGCGTGGCACTCGGCCAATCCTCGCTGACGCTTCGGGTTAGTGTGCCGTGTGGCACTCGGCCAATCCTCGCTGACGCTTCGGGCTAGTGTGCCGCGTGGCACTCGGCCTCGTCTGCGAATCGCTCGTGACTTCGGTAGTCACGAACTCGACCGCGACTGCCGTTGCTCGGCGCAACAGGATAAGAAATAGAATGACTCTTGGCGGCGGAATGTTGCTCGCAGCGCTCGGCACCTGGCTGACGCCCCCTTGGCTGTTGGGCGTCGGCGCGGCGATTGGCCTGCTTGTGCTGGCGATCGGTTATGGCATTGCCATGGGTGTTTCGCGTCGGTCTGGCCTGTTTCTACATGATGCCTTACGCGAAGGCTTCTTGCGGCCGGTGTTGATCGTGGCCTGTGTGCTTGCGGTCATCGCGCTGGCGGCTTCGCCCGTGGTGCCGGTCAAAGATTTGATCCGCTCGATCACACGGCTGCCGCACTCCGGGAAAATCGCCCTCGCGGAAACGATTGCTCCGGGCGCCCAGGATCAGCGAGTGGCGCTCGACATCCGCCCGGCCGAGTTGAAATCGCTGCACATCGACAGCGATGAGGATGTGAAAATCTCGTTGATGCAGTTCGGCATCATCAAGCAGGCCCAGCAAGGGCATATCGAGATTACGGCCGGCGAGCCCTACGATTGGTCGCGCGCCAACAGCGAAAACAATCTTTTCTACGGGGAACGAAGCGATGAATCGATGATGAGCATTCGCAACTTGAGCGACAAGCCGGCCCATCTTCAGTTCACCGGCATGACGAGCGAGGAATTTCCGGCCGTGCAAACCGTGCCGCAAACGGCAGCGGCCCTGGTGGGGCTCGTGCTGTTGTTCCTGTTGTTCAAGGCGCTGGCGCCGAAAATTGCCGCCGTGGCTTTGGCAACCGCGCGCGAAGTGACAGTGCAGCCGCTATTTCAGATCGTGGCCGTCGTCGGAGCCTTTGCCCTGCTGGTGGTCATCTATATTCCCGGGAATACGTTTGGCGAAGACGTGAAGATGCTCAAATCGAGCGACGTCACGCTGATCAAGATCCTCTCGGTGATCGTGGCGCTGTGGGCGGCCAGTGAATCGGTCTCCGGCGAACTCGAAGGCCGCACGGCCATGACCGTGCTATCGAAGCCGATCGGCCGGCGACAATTCTTGATCGGCAAATTCGTGGGCATCATCTTGCCGGTGGCCCTGCTGTTCTTGATCCTGGGCTCGGCGTTTCTGCTCACGGTTTCCTACAAAGTGGTTTACGATGCCCGCGAATCGGCGAAGCTCGAGCCGAACTGGATCGAATGTTATCAGGCGATGATCACGTCGGTGCCGGTGCTGGTGCTGGCGTTTTTCGAGGCCGTCGCGCTGGCCGCCTTGAGCGTGGCCATCTCGACGCGGCTATCGGCCTTGGCGACGCTGATCATCTGTTGCTCGGTGTACGTGCTCGGGCACTTGGTGCCGATGCTGGTGGCGTCGAGCGCGAGCGACAGTTACGGATTTATCAATTTTACCGGTCAATTATTTTCTGCCGTGTTGCCGGTGCTCGACCATTTCGAGAGCGAAGCGGCTGTGGCAACCGATGCCGCCATCCCGCTGGTGTACATTGCTTGGGCCGGCCTCTATTGCCTTCTCTACAGCACGGTGGCTATGCTCGTCGGTTTGACTCTTTTCGAAGACCGCGATCTGGCCTGATGCGAGCAGCCTGTTGAAGACATCTTGCCGCCGGA is from Pirellulales bacterium and encodes:
- a CDS encoding NPCBM/NEW2 domain-containing protein, whose product is MAATFDPYYKWLGIPPAEQPPNYYRLLAINPFETDPDVIEAAADQRMVHLRSLQTGQHAELTQKLLNQISTAKVCLLRPDKKKEYDDRLRAKLAKAAPPQAPPAAPPGDLPSAASSAEARMAVQEPVAAGPLDFIDNPAPAPKTGVWEPEPLPLSPRGSFKSSASGYSSRKTKKSSQTPIFGIVAAVVVVGIAIGAYIVVTSQSAGDTNQANPSNSGTNVEKHPGDELLTGKPKTPPHPALPKIQPANTPSNPHPPSTPDVAPTEVAIHPPVATNPDPDKPDKPRPHKQPPESPKLPEAAAETRKPIPDQAAQAKALAQVRDVLKDDYAKALTADARLDLVRSLIKLASETKDNADQRYVMGTQAMDLAVKAGDADLAFEAIDGLDSYFAVDGWDMKAQAMIKLSHLAKSTPEKQYVATHALSMTDNALAADHYDAAVEIANVAAMMADAVGEPLLRDQAHEARSRAQRMQNVAEDFKAAKQKLAAHPDDADANLIVGRFLCFQKGDWKAGLPFLSHGSDVALKKLAGMEAAAPDAPPDSPTGAADRAKLGDAWWNAAEKIGDNKSPFVIAMFARAKYWYHEALPGLSGLDLKKAEKRSSEDAGVELGAVKMVYLDDLPEQDVSVGLGSLGKQGASGLPEGSPQTVSFRGVTVKHALAMAPPENGKATVSFTVDRKFHNFTAVVGLQDKAKPKSAITFEARGDGKILWISRPIRGAEESQECNVPVGNFRVLQLEVHSAGDNGDAWAVWVNPILKR
- a CDS encoding ABC transporter permease subunit; protein product: MTLGGGMLLAALGTWLTPPWLLGVGAAIGLLVLAIGYGIAMGVSRRSGLFLHDALREGFLRPVLIVACVLAVIALAASPVVPVKDLIRSITRLPHSGKIALAETIAPGAQDQRVALDIRPAELKSLHIDSDEDVKISLMQFGIIKQAQQGHIEITAGEPYDWSRANSENNLFYGERSDESMMSIRNLSDKPAHLQFTGMTSEEFPAVQTVPQTAAALVGLVLLFLLFKALAPKIAAVALATAREVTVQPLFQIVAVVGAFALLVVIYIPGNTFGEDVKMLKSSDVTLIKILSVIVALWAASESVSGELEGRTAMTVLSKPIGRRQFLIGKFVGIILPVALLFLILGSAFLLTVSYKVVYDARESAKLEPNWIECYQAMITSVPVLVLAFFEAVALAALSVAISTRLSALATLIICCSVYVLGHLVPMLVASSASDSYGFINFTGQLFSAVLPVLDHFESEAAVATDAAIPLVYIAWAGLYCLLYSTVAMLVGLTLFEDRDLA
- a CDS encoding acylphosphatase, which gives rise to MDRAHARQRRTVHYSGRVQGVGFRFSAERIAGQYQVAGFVKNLADGRVLLVVEGEIPELDRFLAEVQAEMAGNIRTVAVEPGTASSEFSEFGVRY